From the genome of Candidatus Kapaibacterium sp., one region includes:
- the queG gene encoding tRNA epoxyqueuosine(34) reductase QueG encodes MDLTERRQRTEHIKEAARRLGFCEVGVARAEPLEEEFGRYLAWLERGYHATMAYLERNVERRQDVRQILLSAQSVVVVAYNYYVPARHKEWEHTPNRFGKISRYAWGEDYHDVLLPKLRALAAEIERVFPGAESRVYVDTGPVLEKAWAVRAGIGWQGKNTMVISRRYGSWIFLGVVITSAELEPDEPMRDYCGTCTACLQACPTGALVQPYILDASRCLSYWTIETKREPDIPPEIAERMEGWIFGCDICQEVCPWNRFQKPTDDPAFLPRYGQTCLELDAVLSMSPEEFQQRFRRSPLKRPQYAGIQRNARAWKEVVSQSSEVTHASAAP; translated from the coding sequence ATGGATCTGACTGAACGGCGACAACGGACGGAGCACATCAAGGAAGCAGCTCGACGTCTGGGGTTCTGCGAGGTCGGCGTTGCTCGGGCGGAGCCGCTGGAGGAGGAGTTTGGACGCTACCTTGCTTGGCTTGAGCGTGGGTACCACGCTACGATGGCATACTTGGAGCGTAACGTGGAGCGACGACAGGACGTGCGGCAGATCCTGCTGTCGGCTCAGAGTGTTGTCGTGGTGGCCTACAACTACTATGTTCCGGCACGCCACAAGGAGTGGGAGCATACGCCAAACCGCTTCGGCAAGATTTCGCGGTATGCATGGGGGGAGGACTACCACGACGTGCTCCTCCCCAAGCTGCGAGCTCTTGCGGCGGAGATAGAGCGAGTCTTTCCTGGGGCTGAAAGTCGCGTCTACGTAGACACGGGTCCCGTCCTAGAGAAGGCTTGGGCAGTGCGTGCCGGCATCGGCTGGCAAGGGAAGAACACGATGGTCATTTCTCGCCGCTATGGTTCATGGATCTTCCTGGGAGTGGTGATCACATCCGCCGAGCTAGAGCCAGACGAGCCTATGCGTGACTACTGCGGCACCTGTACGGCGTGCCTTCAGGCCTGCCCTACGGGAGCCTTAGTACAGCCGTACATTCTAGATGCCAGCCGATGCCTTTCGTACTGGACCATTGAGACGAAGCGGGAGCCAGACATCCCTCCGGAGATTGCTGAGCGCATGGAAGGGTGGATCTTCGGCTGCGACATCTGCCAGGAGGTGTGTCCGTGGAATCGCTTCCAGAAGCCGACAGATGACCCTGCGTTTCTACCACGATACGGGCAAACCTGCCTAGAACTAGACGCTGTGCTGTCTATGAGTCCGGAGGAGTTCCAGCAGCGCTTCCGAAGGAGTCCGCTCAAACGTCCTCAGTACGCTGGTATACAGCGCAACGCCCGTGCGTGGAAAGAGGTTGTCTCACAGAGTAGTGAAGTAACCCATGCAAGCGCAGCACCATGA
- a CDS encoding insulinase family protein, producing MRVRLETSRLANGLEVLAVEHRRAPIVAIAVLYHVGSQDELPSQAGLAHVVEHLAFGTSAYLAREEFDQYCTDAGGTNNAMTTYSYTLYHMVVPAYQLPLGLWLEASRLRGLLFTDEEFATQQSVILEELNETVYNQPYGQWRDVQAQQGFAPECSYHWEVHGVPESVAALTPNDARAFVRHYYRPDNAVLVICGDVEADYALELAQEAFAEIEACREPIPRPEWRESCRRSGVRAVVEDAVPLPAVFLSFHCGGYSASGFLHQQALAEVLGGGRSSRLYRRLLLGGVAAETSAFLDAREWSSLLTCYGVAAGPEVSAEQLEEALWQTLHELIAQGIAESELEKVRHRLMTASAVLLQSPLGIAEEVALGAMFWGDPERPFRILDEYARITVEELTEVGRSIFRPDNAVTTIVLPRA from the coding sequence ATGAGGGTGCGTCTTGAGACATCTCGTCTTGCCAACGGATTAGAAGTGCTCGCGGTAGAGCACCGGCGGGCTCCAATCGTTGCCATCGCGGTCCTCTACCACGTTGGGTCCCAGGACGAGCTTCCGTCGCAAGCGGGACTAGCCCACGTTGTTGAGCACTTAGCCTTCGGTACCTCGGCATACCTTGCTCGTGAGGAGTTTGACCAGTACTGCACCGATGCCGGTGGTACCAACAACGCGATGACGACATACAGTTACACGCTCTACCACATGGTGGTTCCCGCTTACCAGCTGCCGCTCGGGCTATGGTTGGAAGCTAGCCGCTTGCGCGGATTGCTCTTCACCGACGAAGAGTTTGCAACGCAGCAGAGCGTCATCTTAGAGGAGCTCAACGAGACCGTTTACAACCAACCCTACGGGCAGTGGCGCGATGTCCAGGCACAACAAGGCTTTGCGCCGGAGTGCTCGTACCACTGGGAAGTCCACGGCGTTCCGGAGTCGGTTGCAGCGCTAACACCGAACGACGCCCGTGCCTTCGTTCGCCACTACTACAGACCCGACAATGCGGTGTTGGTCATTTGTGGCGACGTAGAAGCTGACTACGCCTTGGAATTGGCGCAGGAGGCCTTCGCAGAGATTGAGGCTTGTAGGGAGCCGATTCCCCGTCCCGAATGGAGGGAGTCGTGCCGTCGGAGTGGAGTCCGTGCAGTGGTGGAGGATGCAGTGCCGCTACCGGCAGTCTTCCTCTCGTTCCACTGTGGCGGCTACAGCGCATCGGGGTTCCTCCATCAGCAGGCGCTGGCTGAGGTACTCGGCGGTGGGCGCAGCAGCCGCCTGTACCGCCGACTCCTCCTCGGAGGGGTAGCTGCAGAGACTTCCGCCTTCCTGGATGCCCGCGAGTGGAGTTCGTTGCTGACCTGCTACGGAGTTGCGGCAGGCCCTGAAGTGTCTGCAGAGCAGCTGGAAGAAGCATTATGGCAGACTCTGCATGAGCTCATTGCTCAGGGGATAGCAGAATCTGAGCTGGAGAAGGTGCGCCATCGGCTAATGACAGCCTCTGCGGTCTTACTGCAGAGCCCGTTGGGGATTGCTGAGGAAGTCGCTCTCGGAGCCATGTTCTGGGGCGATCCGGAGCGACCATTCCGGATACTGGACGAGTATGCTCGCATCACTGTAGAGGAGCTGACCGAGGTCGGCCGCAGTATCTTCCGGCCCGATAACGCTGTCACGACAATAGTCCTCCCGCGGGCATAG
- a CDS encoding ROK family protein — MAADVGPVYIGADIGGTKTLVLACDADGAEIHREGFPTPQSLATGLKQLMEAIERVSAGAPIAAIGISIGGPIDRERDTVSPLHQPEWRDVPLRQLLQERFRCPCRIEVDTDAAALGEWYFGGVRDSPLVYVTLSTGVGGALLLEGSLYRGADGYHPELGHQVVPNEFGDPHPVTCSCGATNCLEALISGRALQQRFGCTPAQLPKEVWNTVGRILGHGLRNIAALYAPKRIVLGGGITVHAAAYLLPVAQATLQEDLRIVPQPEVSVSRLDYETALWGAVAVAMGYNTAPPGA; from the coding sequence ATGGCTGCTGACGTAGGCCCGGTTTACATCGGGGCGGATATTGGAGGCACGAAGACCCTCGTTCTCGCCTGCGATGCCGACGGCGCGGAGATACACCGAGAGGGTTTTCCCACCCCACAGTCGCTCGCTACTGGCCTGAAGCAACTCATGGAGGCAATCGAGCGGGTCTCTGCTGGAGCCCCAATCGCCGCAATTGGCATCAGCATCGGTGGCCCAATCGATCGAGAGCGCGACACCGTCTCACCCCTCCACCAGCCCGAATGGCGGGACGTCCCGCTGCGTCAGCTACTCCAAGAGCGCTTCCGCTGTCCCTGCCGGATCGAAGTCGACACAGACGCTGCTGCCCTCGGCGAGTGGTACTTCGGTGGTGTCCGAGACAGCCCACTAGTATATGTGACCCTCAGTACGGGCGTCGGCGGGGCCCTGCTCCTTGAGGGATCGCTCTATCGCGGGGCTGATGGATACCACCCGGAGTTGGGACACCAGGTTGTGCCCAACGAATTTGGAGATCCCCATCCGGTCACGTGCTCCTGCGGAGCTACCAACTGCTTAGAAGCGCTCATCTCTGGACGTGCCCTCCAGCAGCGCTTCGGATGTACACCTGCCCAGCTTCCAAAAGAAGTCTGGAACACCGTCGGGCGCATTCTAGGACACGGACTACGAAACATTGCTGCTCTCTACGCCCCAAAGCGCATCGTACTCGGAGGCGGTATCACCGTGCACGCAGCAGCCTATCTACTACCCGTCGCTCAGGCGACGCTCCAGGAAGACCTGCGCATTGTGCCGCAACCAGAGGTATCCGTAAGTCGCTTGGACTACGAAACGGCGCTCTGGGGAGCCGTTGCTGTCGCCATGGGCTACAACACCGCTCCTCCTGGAGCGTGA
- the trxB gene encoding thioredoxin-disulfide reductase encodes MQAQHHEVAIIGAGPAGLTAAIYAARARLDTVVFEGPQPGGQLTITTEVENFPGFEHGILGPELMDIFRRQAHRFGARSVYETIVRVDFHRYPFALWSDAGKEYSAEAVIVATGASAKRLGVPGEAEYMGYGISACATCDGFFFRDQHVYVVGGGDTAMEEALFLTRFARQVTIIHRRLEFRASKIMQERARSNPKIDFLLETVVEEFLGEQRDGVRRLTAIRVRNVRTGEAQVLPADGVFVAIGHQPNTEIFRGFLEMDERGYILTQPGSTYTNIPGVFACGDVQDKVYRQAVTAAGSGCMAAIDAERWLEARRHATVAAQAAV; translated from the coding sequence ATGCAAGCGCAGCACCATGAGGTTGCTATCATCGGGGCAGGACCCGCAGGCCTTACAGCAGCAATCTACGCTGCCCGCGCCCGCCTAGACACTGTCGTCTTCGAGGGTCCCCAGCCAGGCGGGCAGCTAACGATCACGACAGAGGTGGAGAACTTCCCAGGCTTCGAGCACGGGATTCTGGGGCCAGAGCTCATGGACATCTTCCGCCGCCAAGCCCATCGCTTCGGTGCGCGGTCTGTGTACGAGACGATCGTTCGGGTGGATTTCCATCGGTATCCGTTCGCTTTGTGGTCGGATGCTGGCAAGGAATACAGTGCCGAGGCGGTCATCGTCGCCACTGGGGCATCGGCCAAGCGGCTTGGCGTTCCAGGGGAGGCAGAGTACATGGGGTATGGGATCTCTGCCTGCGCAACCTGCGATGGGTTTTTCTTCCGTGACCAGCATGTCTACGTCGTGGGAGGCGGTGACACGGCGATGGAGGAGGCACTCTTTCTGACGCGCTTTGCTCGGCAGGTGACGATCATCCATCGCCGGCTCGAATTCCGGGCCTCCAAGATCATGCAGGAGCGAGCGCGGAGCAATCCCAAGATTGACTTCCTCTTGGAGACGGTCGTGGAGGAATTCCTTGGTGAGCAGCGCGATGGGGTGCGTCGCCTGACAGCCATCCGGGTCCGGAATGTCCGGACTGGAGAAGCGCAAGTGCTGCCTGCCGACGGAGTCTTCGTCGCTATCGGACACCAGCCGAACACGGAGATTTTCCGCGGCTTTCTGGAGATGGATGAGCGGGGCTACATCCTAACGCAGCCTGGAAGCACCTACACCAACATCCCCGGAGTCTTCGCCTGTGGCGATGTACAGGACAAAGTCTACCGGCAGGCCGTCACTGCTGCTGGCAGCGGGTGTATGGCAGCTATAGACGCCGAGCGCTGGTTAGAGGCACGCCGCCACGCCACTGTTGCTGCGCAGGCAGCGGTTTAG
- a CDS encoding DUF2795 domain-containing protein, translating into MFWTPELAAWLEDAPWPATKEELLDYAERSGAPWQVLENLKELPDDGTVYEGIEDIWPEWEDFQSPDYLDEDEEEGEEY; encoded by the coding sequence ATGTTCTGGACTCCTGAATTGGCAGCGTGGCTGGAGGATGCTCCTTGGCCGGCAACGAAGGAAGAGCTCCTCGATTACGCCGAGCGGAGCGGTGCTCCGTGGCAGGTGCTGGAGAACCTCAAGGAACTCCCAGACGACGGCACAGTCTACGAAGGTATTGAGGACATCTGGCCGGAGTGGGAGGACTTCCAGTCGCCCGACTACCTGGACGAGGACGAGGAGGAAGGGGAAGAGTACTGA
- a CDS encoding ferrous iron transport protein A: protein MLLRMPASEIPLSHAPLCRPLVVCGYSGTKPFVERFRELGFIYGARVILRRRAPLGRSIEVEVGGIRLGLRLHEAAMIYVRPITPDAADDIAN, encoded by the coding sequence ATGCTACTGCGTATGCCAGCTTCAGAGATTCCACTCAGCCACGCTCCCCTCTGCCGACCTCTGGTGGTCTGTGGATACAGTGGTACTAAGCCGTTCGTTGAGCGCTTCCGGGAGTTGGGCTTCATCTACGGCGCTCGGGTTATCCTACGGCGTAGAGCTCCATTGGGCAGGAGCATTGAGGTGGAGGTTGGCGGTATTCGTCTCGGGCTTCGCCTCCATGAAGCAGCTATGATTTACGTCCGCCCTATCACCCCCGATGCAGCGGATGACATCGCAAACTGA
- the feoB gene encoding ferrous iron transport protein B has product MTSQTEPSPDHTVALVGLPNSGKSTLFNALTGLRQRTANYPGVTVEPLVGQLRLDGQSVTIVDLPGIYSLSPKTEDERLALALLRGEVPEAPTPERLLIVVEASQLERGLVLTSWMAHLHRPIAVAVTMVDELAARGGVMDTEELEHILGIPVFPVIGRRGIGVDAIRRSLLHWEPWGIPLIPFAPTASLEDRHRWAREVVQRVLKSPRPDSLSERIDQYALHPVMGLLIFAAVMLLFFQTIFTAAQPLMNAIEGGIGWLQDLVNAWLPEGVVRNFLSSGFLGGVGAVVVFLPQIMLLYLVLTVLEDSGYFPRAAFLIDRFLSLFGLQGRAFIPILGGFACAIPAILSTRVIPSWQERLTTMLIIPLMTCSARLPVYTLLVAAAIPPVYLGGILSLQALVMMGLYLLGAGSGLLVAWVLRRTVLRGMQTPFFVELPPYRLPAWRTVLLRTWSSGREFLRTAGTVIFLLSLVLWALTEIPRVDVPPGTPVLEAQRLQLEGSLAGQLGHALQPLFAPLGFDWKITVATIGSFAAREVFISFLGQLYAIDVEAADTTLRHIIATQVPLPTALSVLVFYVYALQCISTMAVIRKESGSWWWVALAFVYTFALAYGLSFAVHQIAQWLLT; this is encoded by the coding sequence ATGACATCGCAAACTGAACCTTCCCCAGATCACACCGTCGCCCTCGTAGGACTACCCAACAGCGGGAAGTCAACGCTCTTCAATGCCCTGACAGGCCTACGCCAGCGGACGGCGAACTATCCAGGGGTTACGGTAGAACCGTTGGTGGGACAGCTACGACTCGATGGGCAATCGGTAACGATCGTAGACCTTCCCGGCATCTACAGCCTCTCGCCGAAGACGGAAGACGAACGCCTGGCCTTAGCCCTCCTGCGCGGAGAGGTACCAGAGGCTCCTACTCCTGAGCGACTCCTCATTGTCGTGGAAGCCTCTCAGCTAGAGAGGGGACTAGTGCTGACCTCCTGGATGGCTCACCTCCATCGACCGATTGCTGTGGCTGTTACAATGGTTGACGAACTTGCAGCGCGTGGCGGCGTGATGGATACTGAAGAACTGGAGCACATCTTGGGCATCCCCGTCTTCCCTGTCATAGGCCGCCGAGGCATCGGTGTGGACGCAATCCGCCGCTCATTGCTGCACTGGGAACCGTGGGGAATTCCACTGATACCATTTGCCCCGACAGCATCGTTGGAGGATCGCCATCGCTGGGCCCGAGAGGTTGTGCAACGGGTGCTGAAGTCCCCACGGCCCGACTCCCTCTCTGAGCGAATTGATCAGTATGCTCTCCACCCAGTCATGGGGCTGCTCATCTTTGCAGCGGTGATGCTGCTCTTCTTCCAAACTATCTTCACCGCCGCGCAACCCTTGATGAACGCCATAGAAGGTGGGATTGGATGGCTGCAAGACCTGGTGAACGCCTGGCTACCCGAAGGTGTTGTGCGGAACTTCTTATCCAGCGGCTTCCTTGGAGGGGTGGGGGCAGTAGTCGTGTTCCTTCCCCAGATCATGCTGCTGTACCTAGTGCTGACCGTGCTGGAAGACTCCGGCTACTTCCCTCGGGCAGCCTTCCTCATTGACCGTTTCCTCAGCCTCTTCGGGCTCCAGGGACGGGCCTTCATCCCTATCCTGGGCGGCTTTGCCTGCGCCATTCCGGCCATCCTCTCCACGCGCGTCATCCCTTCCTGGCAGGAGAGGCTGACGACTATGCTCATCATTCCGCTGATGACCTGTTCGGCACGTCTCCCTGTCTACACTCTGCTCGTTGCCGCCGCAATTCCGCCGGTCTACCTCGGCGGCATCCTATCGCTGCAAGCGCTCGTCATGATGGGCCTCTATCTGCTGGGAGCTGGCTCTGGGCTCCTCGTCGCATGGGTACTACGACGCACGGTGCTACGGGGCATGCAAACACCCTTCTTCGTGGAGCTTCCGCCTTACCGGCTGCCTGCCTGGCGCACTGTCCTGCTCCGCACATGGTCCAGTGGGCGGGAGTTCCTCCGCACCGCTGGGACAGTTATCTTCCTCTTGTCGCTCGTCCTTTGGGCCCTCACAGAAATCCCGCGCGTGGATGTCCCGCCAGGAACTCCAGTCTTGGAAGCTCAACGCCTGCAATTGGAGGGCTCGTTAGCTGGACAGCTTGGGCATGCACTGCAACCCCTCTTCGCTCCCTTAGGATTCGACTGGAAGATAACGGTGGCCACCATCGGCAGCTTCGCCGCTCGCGAGGTCTTCATCTCCTTCCTAGGGCAGCTCTACGCAATCGACGTAGAAGCCGCGGACACAACCCTGCGCCACATCATCGCTACGCAGGTGCCGCTGCCGACAGCGCTCAGCGTCCTGGTCTTCTACGTCTACGCCCTTCAGTGCATCTCCACTATGGCAGTGATCCGCAAGGAGAGCGGCTCCTGGTGGTGGGTAGCACTGGCATTTGTCTACACGTTCGCGCTCGCATATGGCCTAAGCTTCGCAGTCCACCAGATCGCACAATGGCTGCTGACGTAG
- a CDS encoding DUF3098 domain-containing protein → MAKARRPTPSTARGVQWSYPLERRNWLIIGVGIALIVLGYLLMSVGIFTRYDHPLAMVVAPIVLVIAYLVVIPYGILKRWSKPPSASQ, encoded by the coding sequence ATGGCAAAGGCAAGGCGTCCAACACCATCAACTGCGCGAGGGGTACAGTGGTCCTATCCATTGGAGCGTCGCAACTGGCTCATCATCGGGGTGGGGATTGCGCTGATAGTCTTGGGCTACTTGCTGATGTCGGTGGGCATCTTCACCCGCTATGATCACCCGCTGGCGATGGTGGTTGCTCCCATTGTGTTGGTGATTGCCTACCTGGTCGTTATCCCGTACGGCATCCTCAAGCGCTGGTCGAAGCCCCCAAGCGCATCCCAATGA
- a CDS encoding PASTA domain-containing protein codes for MRRRILVGAAVGVLGIGGVVLLDQLVVPALVHSQPVVRMPSVVGMALERAVESLVSQGLVVHEVRYEPSPTVPEGRVIRQVPYAGAEVRRGRRVYLTVSTGQKQVVMPALVGLSARDAQVRLLSSGLRLGEMFYEYSDSVPAGAVFWQSIPPESQVPAGTSVELGISQGPRPSVAVPSLVSLSLEEAEQMLVEAGLQVGAIRLVPDPTFLPNTVVGQEPAAGVLVPPGTAISLTVAR; via the coding sequence ATGAGGCGACGCATCCTCGTTGGCGCCGCGGTGGGAGTCCTTGGAATAGGAGGGGTCGTCCTTCTGGACCAGCTCGTCGTTCCGGCACTGGTCCACTCCCAGCCGGTGGTTCGAATGCCGTCGGTCGTCGGGATGGCGCTGGAACGGGCGGTGGAGTCCTTAGTGTCACAAGGGCTTGTTGTCCACGAAGTGCGGTATGAGCCTAGTCCGACAGTGCCCGAAGGACGGGTCATCCGCCAAGTCCCATACGCTGGTGCGGAGGTACGACGAGGACGCCGAGTCTACCTGACGGTGAGCACTGGTCAAAAGCAGGTTGTTATGCCGGCACTGGTGGGCCTAAGTGCACGGGATGCACAGGTCCGCTTGCTCAGCTCTGGGCTGCGGCTGGGGGAGATGTTCTACGAGTACAGCGACAGTGTCCCTGCTGGGGCTGTCTTCTGGCAGAGTATTCCGCCAGAGAGTCAAGTTCCAGCGGGGACGAGTGTAGAATTGGGGATCAGTCAAGGGCCACGACCGTCGGTTGCTGTCCCCTCGCTTGTCTCCCTCTCACTGGAAGAGGCGGAACAGATGCTCGTTGAGGCAGGACTGCAGGTAGGGGCGATTCGACTCGTTCCAGACCCAACCTTCCTACCTAACACCGTCGTCGGGCAGGAACCTGCAGCTGGTGTGCTCGTTCCGCCGGGGACAGCTATCTCCTTGACAGTGGCGCGATGA
- a CDS encoding BamA/TamA family outer membrane protein: MWLLSSHPLTPQPLSAAPPPKTIGRIEFYGNTAFPTGELQGLLRTRVAIPGVLYRILSLYASQLQRNPATPPALVRELRNALSSMAAELPTADLRTIQADAEALRLFYFQQGFHQAKVSFHLSDAPDGTQTLRFLITEGPAARIDTVVYTGLEGLPTELQRELRRFRRLRRGSRFRQATLIEEAEAIQRFLQEHGFPAATYERPQIFIAPEQNTDSIVIRFVPGPRLRFGEVHFWESTTHAPPLTERARRYSLEFRPGQWYDIRAVERTRLRLLRLGVFETVRIDTFATNPTAGTVDLLISTRYRRPREASISTSIYRTALESAPNIGLEAQVTDANLFGGAERGHLWGQLGLRDPFGALERGYLEYEFQLGAGVWLPYAARRIGMSSRLSYGIRVLASPLRLEALSLQLRLPVEFAPWTWMTTSELAVDVRAERPINYLRAVAAVDTVPALAAFLRQYERLYTYTRNGQRLLPPSDITLSLTLGAEHRDNPTNPTRGHVAFSTVELGGLGAVGLAQYVRLQLLLLGFLPVNPRTVLAGKLRFGHIWWRNRTWSYVPYDRHFFAGGANSVRGWASRSLWDPVSGGLSTGVGGTLASYIGAALLVEGSCELRWRPPAARAGFLSPILQQLLVTGFLDWGNAYNRLTPSLYGTLRPKDLFRRLALSAGIGIGYLTDVGPIRLDVALRLHDPLHPTAPWFSQRPFSKSRWALHLGLGHAF; the protein is encoded by the coding sequence ATGTGGTTGCTTTCTTCCCATCCCCTCACTCCCCAGCCTCTTTCTGCTGCACCACCTCCAAAGACTATTGGCCGGATTGAGTTCTACGGCAATACCGCCTTTCCTACCGGCGAGCTCCAAGGACTCTTACGGACACGGGTAGCTATACCAGGGGTGCTGTACCGAATACTGAGCCTCTACGCCTCCCAGCTCCAACGAAACCCTGCTACACCGCCAGCTCTTGTACGTGAGCTCCGGAATGCCCTCAGCAGCATGGCAGCAGAGCTCCCAACGGCTGATCTGCGCACCATCCAAGCCGATGCCGAAGCCTTACGCCTCTTCTACTTCCAGCAGGGCTTCCACCAGGCGAAGGTGAGCTTCCACCTCTCTGATGCCCCCGATGGCACCCAAACGTTGCGGTTCCTCATCACGGAAGGGCCAGCCGCCCGAATAGATACAGTGGTCTACACCGGCTTAGAAGGGCTTCCGACAGAACTCCAGCGAGAGCTTCGGCGCTTCCGTCGTCTACGCAGAGGTAGCCGCTTTCGACAGGCAACCCTGATAGAGGAGGCTGAAGCCATCCAGCGCTTCCTCCAAGAGCATGGCTTCCCAGCGGCCACCTACGAACGTCCACAGATCTTCATCGCACCAGAGCAGAATACTGACAGCATCGTTATCCGCTTCGTACCGGGGCCACGATTGCGCTTCGGAGAGGTACATTTCTGGGAGAGCACCACCCATGCCCCTCCACTCACTGAGCGGGCCCGCCGCTATAGCCTCGAGTTCCGACCAGGGCAGTGGTACGACATCCGTGCTGTAGAACGGACTCGACTGCGCCTCCTACGCCTTGGCGTCTTCGAGACCGTCCGGATCGACACCTTCGCCACCAATCCAACGGCTGGGACGGTTGACCTCCTCATTTCAACACGCTACCGGCGCCCACGCGAAGCCTCCATTAGCACCAGCATCTACCGCACAGCCTTAGAGAGCGCCCCGAACATCGGATTGGAGGCACAAGTAACCGACGCCAATCTCTTCGGTGGGGCTGAGCGTGGGCATCTCTGGGGACAACTGGGGCTGCGTGATCCCTTCGGAGCGTTGGAGCGCGGCTACTTGGAGTACGAATTCCAGCTTGGAGCTGGGGTATGGCTCCCCTACGCTGCACGCCGCATCGGCATGAGTTCGCGCCTCAGCTATGGGATCCGTGTCTTAGCCTCACCGCTCCGGCTTGAGGCACTGAGCCTCCAGCTCCGGTTACCGGTGGAATTCGCCCCATGGACGTGGATGACTACCTCTGAGCTGGCAGTAGACGTTCGCGCAGAGCGGCCCATCAACTACTTGCGTGCTGTTGCAGCCGTTGATACGGTGCCGGCTTTAGCAGCGTTCCTGCGACAGTACGAGCGGCTCTACACGTACACCCGCAACGGACAACGCCTGCTGCCGCCTTCTGACATCACCCTCAGCCTCACCCTTGGGGCTGAACACCGCGATAATCCTACCAATCCGACCAGAGGGCATGTTGCATTCAGCACAGTCGAGCTTGGTGGGCTTGGTGCCGTAGGCTTAGCCCAGTACGTGCGACTACAGCTCCTGCTGTTGGGCTTCCTTCCAGTCAATCCACGAACAGTGCTTGCTGGCAAGTTGCGCTTCGGTCACATCTGGTGGCGCAACCGAACATGGTCGTACGTGCCGTACGATCGACATTTCTTTGCCGGTGGCGCCAACAGTGTCCGCGGCTGGGCTTCCCGAAGCCTCTGGGACCCGGTCTCGGGTGGACTCTCTACAGGCGTTGGCGGAACATTGGCCTCGTACATCGGCGCCGCGCTCTTGGTAGAAGGCTCCTGCGAGCTACGATGGCGTCCGCCCGCTGCACGGGCTGGGTTCCTAAGCCCAATCCTTCAACAACTGCTTGTGACTGGCTTCTTGGATTGGGGCAATGCCTACAACCGTCTGACCCCGTCCCTCTACGGGACTCTTCGGCCTAAGGATCTCTTCCGCAGGCTGGCCCTCTCTGCTGGGATTGGGATTGGCTACCTAACCGATGTTGGACCAATCCGACTGGACGTCGCCCTACGGCTCCACGATCCCCTGCACCCAACTGCACCATGGTTCTCCCAGCGCCCCTTCTCAAAGAGCCGGTGGGCGCTCCACTTGGGCTTAGGACATGCCTTCTGA